The following are from one region of the Hymenobacter radiodurans genome:
- the menD gene encoding 2-succinyl-5-enolpyruvyl-6-hydroxy-3-cyclohexene-1-carboxylic-acid synthase has protein sequence MQAVYNIAEICARHGITDVVLSPGSRCAPLTIAFARHPEIRVRTVPDERAAAFIGLGLAQSQRRAVALVCTSGTAGLNYAPAVAEAYFQQIPLVIFTADRPPEWIDQLDGQTIRQTDLYGAHAKGTFTFPADTNHADAKWHSARIVSEAINSAQQFPAGPVQVNIPLREPFYPKAGQELRFEEVKVIREQAGTPTLPPSKLTSLAQALRDTSRLLVVAGQHVFDEQLVRSLRKFAAAYQVPVVGDVIANVHQPVGGNSEASGTAPMGHQDVFLAVPDASLKANLRPELLITFGQSLISKALKLYLREFAPQQHWHVQAAGPVADTFKSLTRIIRLEPTTFFEQLLLLDKHHFTSSELTTAKANRLTAAADVTRVAPAAVPLGIPTPGSASESTDAADISYASHWQRAEQWADGFLADFFAGQNQPFNEFTAFQHTLQLLPKNTALHLANSMAVRYANILGLDNCAATEVFANRGTSGIDGCTSTAVGTALAQPNRPVVLLTGDVAFFYDRNALWHNYPLPNLRIVLFNNHAGGIFRLIDGPRQQPELEEFFETHQPLTAENTARDFNLRYFPVSTFAELESALPVFFAPEGGAALLEITTDSATNAAFFEHYRTSVRTSFS, from the coding sequence ATGCAGGCAGTTTATAACATCGCGGAAATTTGTGCGCGCCACGGCATTACGGATGTGGTGCTGTCGCCGGGCTCGCGGTGTGCGCCCTTGACCATTGCCTTTGCCCGTCATCCTGAGATTCGGGTGCGCACAGTGCCCGATGAGCGGGCCGCCGCGTTTATCGGGTTGGGCTTGGCGCAAAGCCAGCGGCGGGCAGTGGCGCTGGTGTGCACTTCCGGCACGGCAGGCCTGAACTACGCGCCAGCCGTGGCCGAAGCGTATTTTCAGCAGATTCCGCTCGTTATTTTCACCGCCGACCGCCCGCCGGAGTGGATTGATCAGCTCGACGGCCAGACCATTCGCCAAACCGACCTGTATGGTGCGCACGCCAAAGGGACGTTTACATTTCCCGCCGATACCAACCACGCCGATGCCAAGTGGCATTCGGCCCGCATTGTGTCGGAGGCAATTAATAGTGCCCAACAATTTCCGGCCGGGCCAGTGCAGGTGAACATTCCCCTTCGCGAACCCTTTTATCCAAAAGCTGGCCAGGAGCTGCGGTTTGAGGAAGTCAAAGTAATACGGGAGCAGGCCGGCACGCCAACTTTGCCCCCCAGCAAGCTAACTAGCTTGGCCCAGGCCCTGCGCGATACTTCGCGGTTACTCGTGGTGGCCGGCCAGCATGTTTTTGATGAGCAGTTGGTGCGCAGTCTGCGGAAGTTTGCGGCCGCGTATCAGGTGCCGGTAGTGGGCGATGTGATTGCGAATGTGCATCAGCCGGTGGGGGGCAATTCTGAGGCTTCCGGCACCGCGCCGATGGGGCATCAGGATGTATTTTTGGCCGTGCCGGATGCAAGTCTGAAAGCTAACCTGCGCCCGGAATTGCTCATCACGTTTGGGCAGTCGCTGATTTCGAAAGCGTTGAAGCTATATCTGCGCGAATTTGCCCCCCAGCAGCACTGGCACGTGCAAGCCGCCGGCCCAGTCGCCGACACCTTTAAGTCTCTGACGCGCATTATTCGGCTGGAGCCCACCACTTTTTTCGAGCAATTGCTATTGCTTGATAAACACCATTTTACGAGCTCAGAACTAACAACGGCCAAGGCAAACAGGCTTACAGCAGCGGCCGATGTTACCCGCGTTGCTCCTGCTGCCGTGCCATTGGGTATTCCGACACCCGGAAGCGCATCGGAATCTACAGATGCAGCCGATATTTCCTATGCGTCGCATTGGCAGCGCGCAGAGCAGTGGGCGGATGGCTTTTTAGCTGATTTTTTTGCTGGTCAAAACCAGCCTTTCAACGAGTTTACGGCCTTTCAGCACACGCTCCAGCTTCTTCCCAAAAACACGGCCCTCCACCTAGCCAATAGCATGGCCGTGCGCTACGCGAATATTTTGGGGTTGGATAACTGTGCTGCTACGGAGGTTTTTGCCAACCGTGGCACCAGCGGCATCGATGGCTGCACCAGCACGGCGGTGGGTACGGCGCTGGCACAGCCCAACCGGCCCGTGGTGCTGCTCACCGGCGACGTGGCGTTTTTTTACGACCGCAACGCGCTCTGGCACAATTACCCGCTGCCCAATCTGCGTATTGTGTTGTTCAATAACCACGCGGGGGGCATTTTTCGCCTTATCGACGGACCGCGGCAGCAGCCGGAGCTGGAAGAGTTTTTTGAAACGCATCAGCCGCTTACCGCCGAGAATACGGCGCGCGATTTCAACCTGCGCTACTTCCCCGTTTCTACTTTCGCCGAACTAGAATCGGCTTTACCGGTTTTCTTTGCACCCGAAGGCGGCGCGGCCTTATTGGAAATTACTACCGACAGCGCCACCAACGCGGCCTTTTTTGAGCACTACCGTACTTCTGTCAGAACCTCTTTCTCTTAG
- a CDS encoding TonB-dependent receptor, translated as MKQLVPITMMCLTSVMAMGQDQTLTGQVLDVADRPVVGATVLEKGTNNGTGTDGSGRFTLRARSQSPTLVISSIGFAPQEVSGGAGPISVRLAESTTSLDAVQVVGSRSQNRSVTDSPSPVDIIDIREVTAKTGQLDVNQLLQFVAPSFNSNRQTGSDGADHVDPASLRGLGPDQTLVLVNGKRQHQSALVNLFGSRGRGNTGTDLNVIPAASIQRIEILRDGAAAQYGSDAIAGVINIVLKNSVDELTVSANYGAYDAKYRFDNETFDGGNFNVNANYGIGVGSKGGFVNATLDYNKREHTQRADVPSSADGIARRQYGDPEVSNAAAYLNAKFPLSDKAHIYTFGGMNKRKGDAYAWTRFPDDDRNVPAIYPNGFDPIITSDIIDGSAVVGARVMVGEWDLDLSNNFGSNRFEYGLRNTLNATLGESSPTRFDAGGFQLQQNVVGLSATRNYKTVLQGFNLAAGAEYRREWYSLFAGEEASYRNYAPGSDIAGGSQGFPGYQPSDVIKANRDNIGVYVDAELNVTQRWLLAAALRYENYSDFGSTLNYKGATRYNLTEFLTLRGTFSTGFRAPSLAQINFNSTFTNFIEGQAVEVLLARNNSVVTQKLGIPSLKQETSTNASVGLTSRIGSSLSLTLDGYYIKIKDRVVLTSQFSNDDPVIGADLQALNVGQAQFFANAASTSSLGLDAVLSHSLILTGSRLNSTLAANFNRLRIDRVTTSGRLAGREDEFFGPREQAFVKASAPPSKINLTFDYQLGRFGALLRFVRFAEIELIGYDDNPQVYKPRTTTDLSLSYALTDHLQLSVGSSNLFDVYPNRFDPQLTETGGAWDPVQMGSNGRFYFAKLQARF; from the coding sequence ATGAAACAGCTAGTACCAATTACAATGATGTGCCTGACTAGTGTCATGGCCATGGGGCAAGATCAAACCCTAACGGGACAAGTGCTGGACGTGGCGGACCGGCCGGTAGTGGGCGCTACGGTGCTGGAAAAAGGCACTAACAATGGCACCGGCACCGACGGCAGTGGCCGATTCACGCTGCGCGCTCGTTCCCAGTCGCCCACGCTGGTCATCAGCTCCATCGGATTTGCCCCCCAGGAAGTGAGTGGGGGCGCTGGCCCCATAAGCGTGCGGCTGGCCGAATCCACCACCAGCCTGGATGCCGTGCAGGTGGTCGGCTCGCGCAGTCAAAACCGGTCCGTCACCGATTCGCCTTCGCCGGTTGATATAATTGATATTCGGGAAGTGACGGCCAAAACCGGGCAGCTCGATGTAAATCAGTTGCTGCAGTTTGTGGCGCCTTCCTTCAACTCTAACCGCCAAACCGGTTCCGACGGCGCCGACCACGTCGATCCGGCGTCTTTGCGCGGCCTGGGTCCTGATCAGACGTTGGTTCTTGTGAACGGGAAGCGCCAGCATCAGTCGGCGCTGGTCAACCTGTTTGGCTCGCGCGGACGGGGCAATACCGGCACCGACTTGAACGTGATTCCGGCGGCTTCCATTCAGCGAATTGAGATTTTGCGCGATGGCGCGGCGGCCCAATACGGCTCCGACGCCATTGCCGGCGTCATCAATATTGTGCTGAAAAACAGCGTGGACGAACTGACGGTAAGCGCTAACTACGGCGCCTACGACGCGAAATACCGCTTCGACAACGAGACGTTTGATGGTGGCAATTTCAACGTCAATGCCAACTATGGTATCGGAGTGGGGAGCAAAGGTGGTTTCGTGAATGCCACGCTCGACTACAACAAGCGCGAGCACACCCAACGCGCCGATGTACCCTCCTCGGCCGATGGCATAGCTCGGCGGCAGTACGGCGACCCGGAAGTGTCGAATGCGGCGGCTTACCTCAACGCCAAGTTTCCGCTCAGCGACAAAGCCCACATCTACACGTTTGGCGGCATGAATAAGCGCAAGGGCGACGCCTACGCCTGGACGCGCTTCCCCGACGATGACCGCAACGTGCCCGCCATTTACCCCAACGGCTTCGACCCAATTATTACCAGCGACATCATAGACGGCTCGGCGGTGGTCGGCGCGCGGGTAATGGTGGGCGAGTGGGACCTGGATTTGAGCAATAATTTCGGCTCCAACCGTTTTGAGTACGGCCTGCGCAACACGCTCAACGCGACGTTAGGCGAGAGTTCGCCTACTAGGTTTGATGCGGGGGGCTTTCAGCTCCAGCAGAACGTCGTTGGTCTGAGCGCCACTCGCAACTACAAAACGGTGCTGCAAGGCTTTAACCTGGCCGCCGGAGCCGAGTATCGGCGCGAGTGGTACTCACTTTTTGCCGGCGAAGAAGCCTCTTACCGCAACTATGCGCCCGGCTCCGACATAGCGGGCGGCTCCCAAGGCTTCCCCGGTTATCAGCCCAGCGACGTCATTAAGGCCAACCGCGACAATATAGGCGTGTACGTTGATGCCGAATTGAACGTGACCCAGCGCTGGCTGCTGGCCGCTGCTCTGCGCTACGAGAACTACAGCGACTTCGGCAGTACGCTCAATTACAAAGGCGCCACCCGCTACAACCTGACCGAGTTTTTGACCTTGCGGGGCACGTTCAGCACCGGCTTTCGGGCGCCTTCACTAGCGCAAATCAACTTCAACTCCACCTTCACCAACTTTATTGAGGGTCAAGCCGTGGAGGTACTGTTGGCCCGCAACAACAGCGTCGTCACCCAGAAACTGGGCATTCCGAGCCTTAAGCAGGAAACCTCCACCAACGCTAGCGTAGGCCTAACCAGCCGGATAGGCTCGTCATTGAGCTTAACTCTGGATGGCTATTACATCAAGATAAAGGATCGGGTGGTCCTCACCAGTCAATTCTCCAACGACGACCCTGTGATTGGGGCTGATTTGCAGGCGTTGAACGTGGGACAAGCTCAGTTTTTCGCCAATGCCGCTTCCACTTCTTCGCTGGGCCTCGATGCTGTGTTGAGCCATTCACTCATCCTAACCGGCAGCCGGTTGAATTCCACGCTGGCTGCCAACTTTAACCGCTTGCGCATCGACCGGGTGACGACTTCGGGCCGACTGGCCGGGCGCGAAGATGAGTTTTTTGGTCCGCGTGAACAGGCCTTTGTGAAGGCTTCCGCGCCACCCTCCAAGATCAACCTCACGTTTGATTATCAGCTCGGCCGCTTTGGAGCGCTACTGCGCTTTGTGCGCTTCGCCGAGATTGAGCTGATTGGGTACGATGATAATCCGCAGGTGTATAAGCCCCGCACCACCACCGACCTCTCGCTCAGCTACGCCCTCACCGACCACTTGCAGCTCTCAGTGGGCAGCTCCAACCTGTTTGATGTATACCCCAACCGCTTCGACCCACAGCTCACCGAAACCGGTGGCGCCTGGGACCCAGTGCAGATGGGTTCGAACGGCCGGTTTTACTTTGCTAAATTGCAGGCCCGTTTCTAA
- a CDS encoding deoxyhypusine synthase family protein encodes MNVTNFLKHHYRHFNAAALIDAAEGYNKHLAEGGKMMITLAGAMSTAEMGIQLAELIRQDKVQIISCTGANLEEDIFNLVAHDFYERVPNYRDLTPADEQALLERHMNRVTDTCIPEEEAMRRLEHSVLKFWEQADKAGERYFPHEFFYQILKSGELEQYYQIDPKDSWMLAAAEKNLPIICPGWEDSTLGNIFAGHVISGDVKNVHTVRTGIEYMIYLAEWYTKQATEESKVGFFQIGGGIAGDFPICVVPMLHQDLGRTSVPLWGYFCQISDSTTSYGSYSGAVPNEKITWGKLGQDTPKFIIESDATIVAPLVFAMVLGQ; translated from the coding sequence ATGAACGTAACGAACTTCCTCAAGCACCACTACCGCCACTTCAACGCTGCTGCACTGATTGATGCCGCTGAAGGCTACAACAAGCACCTCGCGGAAGGTGGTAAAATGATGATCACGCTGGCTGGCGCGATGAGCACGGCCGAAATGGGCATCCAACTGGCCGAGTTGATTCGCCAGGACAAGGTGCAAATCATCAGCTGCACCGGTGCCAACCTGGAAGAGGATATCTTCAACTTGGTAGCCCACGACTTTTACGAGCGGGTGCCTAATTACCGTGACCTAACGCCCGCCGACGAGCAGGCCTTGCTGGAGCGTCACATGAACCGCGTAACCGACACTTGCATTCCGGAAGAAGAGGCGATGCGCCGCCTCGAGCACTCAGTGCTGAAGTTCTGGGAGCAGGCCGACAAGGCTGGTGAGCGGTACTTCCCTCATGAGTTTTTCTACCAAATCCTGAAGTCGGGCGAGCTGGAGCAGTACTACCAGATTGACCCCAAAGACTCCTGGATGCTGGCCGCCGCCGAGAAAAACCTGCCGATCATCTGCCCCGGTTGGGAAGATTCTACACTGGGCAACATTTTCGCGGGCCACGTTATTTCGGGCGATGTAAAGAATGTACACACCGTGCGTACGGGCATCGAGTACATGATTTATCTGGCCGAATGGTACACTAAGCAGGCTACCGAGGAAAGCAAAGTAGGTTTCTTCCAGATTGGCGGCGGTATTGCCGGCGACTTCCCGATTTGCGTAGTGCCGATGCTGCACCAAGACCTAGGCCGCACCAGCGTGCCGCTGTGGGGCTATTTCTGCCAAATCTCGGACTCTACTACCTCGTACGGTTCGTACTCCGGTGCTGTGCCCAACGAGAAAATCACTTGGGGCAAACTGGGCCAGGACACGCCTAAGTTTATTATCGAGTCGGATGCTACGATTGTAGCGCCGCTGGTGTTTGCTATGGTGCTGGGGCAATAA
- a CDS encoding serine hydrolase domain-containing protein, with protein sequence MNYINNSYDAIQVNNSYILILQTHSMRSPSLLLLLLFSLNAFAQLKSTSITYPEAVFTDTARMTKIRRALPVLDRMYKKYATAMHAPGFVYGVMVDGQLLASGGTGYANIDQKILATPQSAFRIASMTKSFTAMAILKLRDAGKLRLDDPVSRYVPGFKKQHFPTADAPVVIIRHLLTHAAGLPEDNPWGDRQLAMSDAQLVDFINNGLSYSNNPAVTYEYSNLGFITLGYIIRKVSGKPYQQYINENILKPLGMTHTYWDYGQVPPAQLAHGYRWLEEQWVEQPMLHDGAGGAMGGLITTMEDFGKYMAFYQSAWPASSAPDKGPVKRSSLREIQYPSNLIGQNAQYKYPSGRACSLMAAYGYGIRWSKDCENRVTVGHSGGLPGFGSNWAILPDYGIGLACFANVTYAPTSPIVIRMLDTLATLADLKPRQLRPSSVLNERKDQLVEFLPSWNEAEASGIFADNFFLDYFTSSLRKEATTLFEQAGKIVRVGELVPQNGLRGSFLLEGEKKNLEVSFTLTPDQVPRIQAYYIREKKK encoded by the coding sequence TTGAATTATATAAATAATAGTTATGATGCAATACAGGTAAACAATTCATATATATTGATCCTTCAAACCCACTCTATGCGCAGCCCTTCTTTACTCCTGCTTCTGTTGTTCTCTTTGAACGCATTTGCACAGCTAAAATCCACGTCTATCACCTACCCTGAGGCTGTTTTTACCGATACAGCCCGGATGACGAAGATTCGGAGAGCCCTGCCCGTGCTCGACAGGATGTATAAAAAATATGCTACTGCTATGCATGCACCGGGCTTTGTGTACGGGGTGATGGTTGATGGACAGCTACTCGCATCAGGTGGTACTGGTTATGCCAATATTGACCAGAAAATCCTCGCCACTCCGCAATCAGCTTTTCGGATTGCTTCCATGACCAAGAGCTTCACCGCTATGGCGATTCTGAAGCTCCGTGACGCAGGGAAGCTCCGCCTTGATGACCCTGTGTCGCGCTACGTACCCGGTTTTAAAAAACAGCACTTTCCGACTGCCGACGCTCCGGTAGTAATCATTCGGCATCTTCTTACGCATGCGGCGGGCTTACCGGAAGATAACCCTTGGGGCGACCGTCAGCTGGCTATGAGCGATGCGCAACTGGTTGACTTTATTAACAATGGGCTCAGCTACTCAAACAATCCGGCAGTAACGTATGAATACAGTAACCTTGGATTTATTACCCTAGGATACATTATCAGGAAAGTCTCAGGGAAGCCTTACCAACAGTATATAAACGAAAATATATTGAAGCCTCTAGGCATGACGCACACATACTGGGACTATGGCCAAGTGCCTCCTGCCCAATTAGCGCATGGATACCGTTGGCTGGAGGAACAATGGGTAGAGCAGCCTATGCTACATGATGGTGCCGGCGGGGCAATGGGCGGCCTAATCACGACTATGGAAGACTTTGGCAAATACATGGCCTTTTATCAATCGGCTTGGCCAGCTTCTAGCGCACCAGATAAAGGCCCCGTGAAAAGAAGCTCGTTACGGGAAATTCAGTACCCATCAAATTTGATTGGCCAGAATGCCCAATACAAATACCCATCTGGGCGCGCTTGTTCGCTGATGGCGGCGTATGGCTATGGCATACGGTGGAGCAAGGATTGTGAGAACCGGGTGACAGTTGGGCACAGCGGCGGGCTGCCGGGCTTCGGTAGCAACTGGGCGATTTTGCCTGATTATGGTATTGGGCTAGCGTGCTTCGCAAACGTTACATACGCCCCCACTTCCCCCATCGTGATCCGGATGCTTGACACGCTCGCGACACTAGCTGACCTGAAGCCTCGCCAGCTTCGTCCTTCTAGCGTATTGAATGAGCGTAAGGATCAGTTAGTGGAGTTCTTACCATCTTGGAACGAGGCTGAAGCAAGCGGTATTTTCGCAGATAATTTCTTTCTAGATTACTTCACTTCCTCTTTGCGCAAAGAAGCAACTACACTTTTTGAGCAGGCTGGTAAGATTGTGCGAGTTGGAGAACTAGTTCCACAAAATGGGTTACGGGGCAGCTTCTTATTAGAGGGAGAAAAGAAGAATCTAGAAGTAAGCTTCACCCTCACACCCGACCAAGTACCCCGAATTCAGGCGTATTACATCAGGGAAAAGAAAAAGTAA
- a CDS encoding chorismate-binding protein, which yields MADFRLAELREFLQATPDTTSLRWHQSPQPAPATASFAEYTALVRRGVAAIEQGTVQKVVSSRAARQLLPPDFDALLAFEELQVRYPQAFVSLVSAPGAGTWLGATPEVLAEVTAEGTFRTMALAATQPLTPGLTPQKAIWRQKEIEEQALVARYIVSCFKQLRLREYDEIGPRTVVAGELLHLRTDFAVHLRQVPFPSLGTDMLRLLHPTSAVGGMPRQAALDFLHQYEGYDRAYYSGFLGPVNLPQAGVARLFVNLRCMQLRPTEAILYAGTGLTIDSDPEREWEETELKLQTAGAVLEG from the coding sequence ATAGCCGACTTCCGATTAGCCGAGCTGCGGGAGTTTCTGCAAGCCACCCCGGATACGACTTCGCTACGTTGGCATCAGAGTCCGCAGCCGGCTCCTGCTACCGCTTCATTTGCTGAGTACACGGCGCTTGTACGGCGGGGCGTAGCAGCTATTGAGCAGGGAACGGTACAAAAAGTGGTGTCGTCGCGGGCAGCGCGCCAACTTTTGCCCCCCGACTTTGATGCGCTGCTGGCGTTCGAAGAATTGCAGGTACGTTATCCGCAGGCCTTTGTGTCGTTGGTGAGTGCACCGGGCGCGGGCACTTGGCTGGGCGCTACGCCCGAAGTATTGGCGGAGGTAACAGCAGAAGGCACATTTCGCACCATGGCCCTGGCCGCGACCCAACCCCTTACACCCGGCCTGACACCTCAAAAAGCCATTTGGCGGCAAAAGGAAATAGAGGAGCAGGCGCTGGTGGCCCGCTACATTGTGAGTTGCTTTAAGCAGCTGCGCCTTCGCGAGTACGACGAAATCGGCCCCCGTACCGTGGTAGCCGGCGAATTGCTGCATCTGCGCACCGATTTTGCCGTGCATTTGCGGCAGGTGCCGTTTCCATCTTTAGGCACCGATATGCTTCGCTTGCTCCATCCCACGTCGGCGGTGGGTGGAATGCCCCGGCAAGCGGCGCTCGACTTTTTGCATCAATACGAAGGCTACGACCGGGCGTATTACAGTGGATTCCTAGGCCCGGTAAATCTACCGCAGGCAGGCGTGGCACGCTTGTTTGTGAATCTGCGCTGCATGCAGCTCCGTCCCACCGAAGCAATTCTGTACGCCGGCACTGGCCTCACCATCGACTCCGACCCGGAACGGGAGTGGGAAGAAACTGAGCTGAAACTCCAGACCGCCGGAGCAGTTTTAGAAGGATAA
- the menB gene encoding 1,4-dihydroxy-2-naphthoyl-CoA synthase produces the protein MAITWTPIKEFREILFTFHEGIAKISINRPQVHNAFTPLTVQEMIEAMDICRNRTDIGVVILTGEGGKAFCSGGDQSVRGHGGYVGEDTVPRLNVLDLQKQIRSIPKPVIAMVAGWAIGGGHVLHVVCDLSIAAENARFGQTGPKVGSFDGGFGASYLARVVGQKKAREIWFLCDQYDAQEALDMGLVNKVVPLEQLEETTVAWCRKILEKSPLALRMLKSSFNAELDGQAGIQELAGNATLLYYLSEEAKEGRNAFVEKRKPDFDKYPKFP, from the coding sequence ATGGCCATTACCTGGACTCCCATCAAGGAATTCCGCGAGATTCTCTTCACCTTCCACGAAGGCATCGCCAAAATCAGCATCAACCGCCCGCAGGTGCACAACGCTTTCACGCCGCTCACGGTGCAGGAGATGATTGAGGCTATGGATATCTGCCGCAACCGCACCGACATTGGCGTAGTTATCCTCACCGGCGAAGGCGGCAAGGCGTTCTGCTCGGGCGGCGACCAGAGCGTGCGCGGCCACGGCGGCTACGTGGGCGAAGACACCGTGCCCCGCCTCAACGTGCTCGATTTGCAGAAGCAAATCCGCTCCATTCCTAAGCCCGTTATTGCGATGGTGGCTGGTTGGGCCATCGGCGGCGGTCACGTGCTGCACGTAGTTTGCGACCTGAGTATTGCCGCTGAAAACGCCCGCTTCGGCCAGACGGGTCCCAAAGTAGGTTCCTTCGATGGTGGCTTTGGGGCGAGCTATCTGGCCCGCGTAGTAGGCCAGAAAAAAGCCCGCGAAATCTGGTTCCTCTGCGACCAGTACGACGCGCAGGAAGCCCTCGACATGGGCCTTGTGAATAAAGTAGTGCCGCTGGAGCAGCTCGAAGAAACGACCGTGGCTTGGTGCCGCAAGATCCTCGAAAAAAGCCCCCTGGCGCTACGTATGCTCAAATCCAGCTTCAATGCTGAGCTTGATGGACAAGCTGGCATTCAGGAGCTGGCTGGCAATGCTACGCTGCTCTATTACCTGAGCGAAGAAGCCAAGGAAGGCCGCAACGCCTTCGTTGAGAAGCGCAAGCCTGACTTCGACAAGTACCCTAAGTTTCCGTAA
- the hslV gene encoding ATP-dependent protease subunit HslV, translated as MKIRSTTVLGVRHNGQIAVGADGQATMDKHVAKSNVRKIRKLHDGKVVTGFAGSTADAFMLLDKFEEKLGSYNGQLRRAAIELAKEWRKDQYLRKLEAMMVVADKDELLIIAGTGDVLEPDFDVAAIGSGAMYAQAAALALKKHAPHLTARQMVEDALHIAADICIYTNHNLMIEELK; from the coding sequence ATGAAAATAAGATCAACTACTGTCCTGGGAGTGCGCCACAACGGGCAGATTGCCGTGGGCGCTGATGGCCAGGCTACCATGGACAAGCACGTGGCCAAGAGCAACGTGCGTAAAATTCGTAAGCTGCACGATGGCAAAGTAGTAACCGGGTTTGCCGGCTCCACGGCTGATGCCTTTATGCTGCTCGATAAGTTTGAAGAGAAGCTAGGCAGCTATAATGGTCAGTTGCGTCGCGCTGCTATTGAACTCGCCAAAGAGTGGCGCAAAGATCAGTATTTGCGCAAGTTGGAGGCTATGATGGTGGTAGCCGACAAAGACGAGCTACTCATCATTGCTGGTACTGGCGACGTACTTGAGCCTGATTTCGACGTCGCGGCCATCGGTTCAGGCGCCATGTATGCCCAAGCCGCTGCGCTGGCTCTGAAGAAGCACGCCCCTCACCTTACGGCCCGCCAGATGGTAGAAGATGCCCTGCACATTGCAGCAGATATCTGCATCTACACCAACCACAACCTCATGATTGAGGAGCTTAAGTAA
- a CDS encoding hotdog fold thioesterase, whose product MIPPTPTLEQLNAWCRNTMGEHLGMELTEIGDKLLVGRMPVDHRTHQPMGLLHGGASVALAETLGSIGAALQVDRTKKACVGLEINANHLKGVRSGFVVGRALALHVGRTTQVWEIRITHEESGDLVCVSRITMAVIDLPPRAGEAA is encoded by the coding sequence ATGATACCACCCACCCCTACCCTCGAGCAGCTCAATGCTTGGTGTCGCAATACGATGGGCGAACACCTCGGTATGGAATTGACCGAAATCGGTGATAAACTGTTGGTTGGCCGCATGCCCGTTGATCATCGTACGCACCAGCCGATGGGCCTGTTGCACGGTGGCGCTTCCGTGGCGCTGGCCGAAACGCTGGGCAGCATAGGCGCCGCCTTGCAAGTCGACAGAACTAAGAAAGCCTGTGTAGGGCTCGAAATCAACGCGAATCACCTGAAAGGAGTTCGCTCGGGGTTTGTGGTTGGGCGGGCATTGGCCTTGCATGTGGGGCGCACTACGCAGGTGTGGGAAATCCGGATTACGCACGAAGAATCGGGGGACTTGGTGTGCGTGAGTCGTATTACCATGGCCGTCATTGATTTGCCCCCCAGAGCGGGTGAGGCCGCATGA
- a CDS encoding histidine phosphatase family protein, with translation MSVKKIYLIRHGQTDFNVQGIVQGSGVDSSLNAAGHEQARRFFAAYKHLAFDKVYTSTLQRTQQSVQGFLDLGLPHEAHPGLNEISWGLREGTRITPEEDAEYQGVLNQWAKGETHARLSGGESPDEVAARQRAFIELIISRPEEETILVCMHGRAMRVLLCQLLNYNLSHMDAFEHRNLCLYRVHYTGSMFSVRSFLDTAHLT, from the coding sequence GTGAGCGTCAAAAAAATATACCTCATTCGGCACGGGCAAACCGATTTTAACGTGCAAGGTATCGTGCAGGGCAGCGGCGTCGACTCTTCCCTGAACGCGGCCGGCCACGAACAGGCGCGCCGTTTCTTCGCCGCGTATAAACATCTGGCGTTCGATAAAGTCTACACTTCTACCTTGCAGCGCACCCAGCAGTCGGTGCAGGGCTTCCTCGATCTGGGCTTGCCCCACGAAGCGCATCCGGGCCTGAACGAGATTAGCTGGGGTCTGCGCGAAGGCACCCGCATTACGCCCGAAGAAGATGCTGAATATCAGGGTGTGCTGAACCAGTGGGCCAAGGGCGAAACCCACGCCCGGCTCAGTGGCGGCGAAAGCCCGGATGAAGTAGCGGCCCGCCAGCGGGCTTTTATTGAGTTGATAATAAGCCGCCCGGAGGAAGAAACTATTCTGGTGTGTATGCACGGACGGGCTATGCGGGTGCTGTTGTGCCAGCTACTCAACTACAACCTAAGCCACATGGATGCCTTCGAGCACCGCAACCTGTGCTTATACCGGGTGCACTACACCGGCTCCATGTTCTCGGTGCGAAGTTTTTTAGATACAGCGCATTTGACGTAA